The sequence below is a genomic window from Phoenix dactylifera cultivar Barhee BC4 chromosome 16, palm_55x_up_171113_PBpolish2nd_filt_p, whole genome shotgun sequence.
CTATAAAATTTTCAACACAATCTTGTAGGAATATccaaacagatttttttttttttgaaaaagaataaaattcatGTTCTAAAAGGCAACAAACTTTCATGGTATACATTTTGTTCCAAAATTGGCCAATTTTGATCAGATATTTAAAGTTAATAATTATGGTGCTAGAAGCCATGATACCGTTGACCGGAATAAATACATAAAAACAATAATTCGGCCATCTTtgtcttattattattaattatcctaattatttttcaaatttttatataatttcatattttctttgAAATTTCCTAACTTTATAAAATCCTATATCATATATAGGCGCATATGTTGGCACATATGAGTGATATATTTTTGATGTATTTAATAGCCGGTCCCTCCATTGACCGGATCACAACTTTTAGTCCATGTTGAGTTTAATTCCAAGTCCCTAATCGCTATACGTAGTTAtatcactatatatatatatattgttataaATAATGTTGTACATATGGATATAAGTATGTGCAGGAACATATAACTATGTGAAGGGTTAATATAACTGTGTGTAAGAACTATTATGAGTATATGTAATAAAAAGTGTTGATTACCaagaattaaatgctaatggCCAAGAGACCATGTATTGAAGTCCAATCAAAGAAAGGATCAGACCGGGTATTAAACTCCTCTACATTTTTAATCTTTACATATATTGTCAAGAGAGCTGCATATAGACTGCACAACCATGCTAAATAAGCTGTATATGCAACTTGTATATAGCCTAACCAAACATAATAACTACATGTGGGGaaaaagatgaggtcaagagaccACATCTCTATGTAGAGCATTGATTATAACAATTCTGATGTCAAACAAATGATGCAGTGGAGACCCAACCATGTACGAGTCATTTTGGAAAGGGATGGGGGATCAAGGGGCCATCACCATTTCGAGTTCGCAGACGATAAGTTATTTCTCGGACGTGACTAACTTTTGCTGGTTTCTTGAACCCGAGTTTGCTCGAGAGATACGACGCCTTCACAAGCTCGTAGGCAACGCTGTGACTGAGGATCGATACCTAATcgttggcacaggctcgagccaGCTCTTGCAAGCTGCAGTCTATGCTTTATCACCATCGGATACCCCCAACCCAATGAATGTTGTGTCTGCCGTCCCTTACTACTCGGTAATCTCTACTTGCATTGCACCAAATTTGATGCTTAGGTAAAAAATATGACTAGcaataaattaaagggtattagTTCTATCTAAGATAAGGTTTATGAACAGCAAATTGATCATTAAAAGTAATATTGATATCCGGGTGGCCGGTTTGCAGCCTCCTTTATcgtcaagaaaaaaaatattgctatAAACTAATACTTGATATTTTTTTGGTAAGgtttacatatatataattgttctttaaaaataatattgctTAGCCATTTtataaccaaaaaaaatgtTTAACAAGAAAGAAATGACAAAGCAATATTATGAATATCATACATTTGTTGAGTCTCAAAAGTTTAGATTGAACAGAAAAGATCAATAATATATATCAGGCTTAGAACCCTTCATGTTTTCTATCTATATCGGAGTTGATGTTTTGTACTTCAGTTTATTTTAAAGTACTTGCTTCAAACACTTAGGAATGACTACTATATATCAATTTTATATAGATATgtgagaaaaatataaaaagctaGAAGAATTGACACTCTTTTTTTTGAGACATAAAAGAATATGACACTTCAACAGGTATCCACACTTTATAATTGCACTAATGTCCATATCAAAGAGCATGTAATAGATGTGAGGTGGTTCCCATTACTTTATTTAACAAAATATGCACCATAAAATTAATGAAAGTTGGATAGAGATCAACCATGATGCACTCATTACTTTTTTCCCGAGTAAATATGTGATTAATGGATTTATAACCCGATTGAGTTGATTAGCCTTATATAAGTTAATTGCTATGTTGTTTTCCAGCAATCTATTAAATCTAATATAAATAGTATAAGAGAATGACTCTTCTCCAACTAGgtgttagtgtttgtttttgaTCTAAATTTTTTAATGTAAATATTCTTCATTTGTCTGATTCATAGTTTCATTGTCTTAGCTTTtgataattctttttttttctgagagGAGAGCTTCTGCTAATTCTGACAATATCTTCCATCAATTTATCTTCTAATAATGTTATGCTGGAAAAGCGATAATACAATATGTTTTGTTCAGTTTCGTACACAAGATCTAAGGCATACTAAAGGCCTATTTGGATATTTCTACAGAATTAAGCTAAAAATCCTACAGAAATATGTCCTATTGGTTCATATGGCTCTCATTTTCTAAAGACCCATCAAATTCCAATTTAAATTCCAGCCTATGGGCCTATCGGTctgcaagagaaaaaaaatccataGAGATCATTTTTCTCTTTCTATAGGATTTGTGCTGGGATATATTTGGTTGATTGAGCCATGCTTAAATGGGCGGCCTTAGCCATGAATTTGGTAGGATATTCAATCTAATCTTGCTGGATTATCCAAATTGACCCAAATATGTTCTAACTTAGTTTAATTTCAAATAGACACGACCTATGGATATGATGATAGCCCTAATGATTTGCTGACTTGACAAGACTGCATAAATTAGAGAGCATAGATGATTGAGCTTCTCTTGTGGTTTTAGATTGATAAGCCgctggaaaatatttttttctgatcAAATTTAACAACCTTTTCAATTGCAGACATATGCGCCGCTGATGGATTACCTTCGATCTGGACTTTTTCGATGGGCTGGGGATGCATGCATGTTTAAGGGTGATGCATATATTGAGTTAGTCTGCTCTCCTAGCAACCCTGATGGCTTTCTAAGGCAAGCAATCTTGAAGTCTGGGGGTGGGAAGACAATTCATGACCTGGCCTACTATTGGCCTCAATATACACCAATTACTAGTCCAGCAGATCATGACATCTCGATCTTTACTGTCTCAAAGAGCATTGGCCATGCTGGATCTCGTCTTGGGTAGCTATGCCTCTTCCATTTCTATCTTCCATAAAATTAGGAtggtttcttttcaataatctaTAGTTAAATTGAATGAGGCAAACTTCTCTAATTTAGTTGAGGTCCTTGTTAAACAGGTGGGCTCTAGTGAAGGACATCGTTGTTGCTCGGAACATGACCAAATTTATAGAGCTAAACACAATTGGAGTGTCCAAAGTCTCACAGATTCGAGCAGCAAAGATTGTTAAAGTAGTCTCGGATAGCTATGAGAATCCAATCCCTGAAAACCCAGACAAGCTCTTCGATTTTGGCAGGCGCCTTCTAGTCAATCGGTGGAAGAAGTTACGAGAAGCTGTCAAAGCCTCAGGCATCTTTAGCTTGCCGGAGTTCCCATCTGAAACTTGCAAATTCACTGGGGAGAAGGCTGAAACTCTTCCTGGTATGTGACTGCAACTTTTAAAACATACCTGTTTCTCATGTTCAAAATTGGAAGTGCaagttagattaggatttgatgAATATTTCGTAAGCTAGTTTGCTTCTGCTCTACGTACCAGTCGCTTTGGTCTCATCAATGCGTGAGATCCTATTTATATAGACCGTCATCTCCTTGCGAATACATggattttttttcattatttagAATTTAAATACTTAAAATTTTAGCACACATATCGAAGGAATACAGCATATTCGATCTCCATCTCAGCTTAATTACTCTTGTCATGTTTTAAATAACATGTTTAGGTTATTATCATGAATAGAATAACTGTTTAGGTGTTCTTGCTATGAAAATTCCTTGATTAACTCATTGACTTCAGAAGGAAACTATCTATGACTAGTCTAAGTAGGTAGTTTATTTGATAGAAGTAACATAAATTTCAGCTTCTTTTATTTGACCTAATTttctctattcttcttcttttttttgttaatccttttgttttacagcatttgcatggttgaaatgtgaaaaAGAAGGAATAGAAGATTGTGCGAGCTTTTTAAGGAGCCACAAGATCCTTACTCGAGGTGGGAGTTATTTTGGAGCAGGTCCCAACTATACCCGGGTTAGCATGATAGATCGAGACGAGACATTTGATCTTTTTATTGAAAGGCTTTCATCCCTTCATTGAGCTCCTGCTTGTTGTTGATGACAATACTTTCTTTTCACCTCGGTGGGAGCATTACTTCCCTAATGTTGGAGACATCAAAATATTTATCAGCAGCTCTTAGCTAAATTACTTCTTTAGCACCACTCTTCCCGAGGCTTACCAACTAACAAGCACTAAGAGTGTGGCATGTTGTTAACGGCAAATTGTAATTCTATCGGCATTTTTGGGATAAATAACTGCTTGGGGTATTTCGCTCGCTTAGATACTTTTTCATCTGTTTCATTTATTATGATGGtgtttttgatatatatatatatatataaaacttgaTGACTTCTTCTCTATTTTGTTTGATTAAAGCCAACATAATTGCGGTGACTGGATCAAGGCTTCATTGCTTAGAAAGGTGGCCAAATGGCCTTTTTCCCCCAAAATGAGGGGCTCTGTGAGTGGCGTAAGCAAATTCAATGTGTCATGAATGAGAACCATCGACTACAAAAGAAGAGCTAGTGTGTTCTAAAACAGCTAAAGAACTAACAAGATCTAGAGCTAAAACTGAATATGTTCTTAATCAAAAGAGACTTCATGGTAAAATGTTAGAAGCAACGATTCAAAATATTAAGAGCTGGCATACTGAGAACTTGGAAGGGAGAAAACTCACATTCAGGAAGTGGGGATCCAGAGTCATGTTGGAAAGCTAGGAAGGAAAAAAGACCATTTCTTGATATATACTTTTTTTCTCTCAATGAACCTTTTGCTTTTCCATGAAAAACATGGCAGAAACCTTACTATGGCAAATACAATATAGAGAGGATGATAGTTGGAAGAGAAGCAGGTGCAATTACTCACTTGTAAGGCTAGAAAATACTATCTTGACTGGCCACTCCAGGGATACATCTCTTACATGCTCACTCGCAAATCCTACGAATCTACTAAATGGGAAAAGAGGGAGAATAAAAAGAAAGCAGGAATAATTCTTACAAGAGAATTATCATTAATCAGTCATTTAAGTATTTCAAGTATAATTATAAGATGAGCCTCCATGGGGATATTTATAAGTAGTACAAAATGACtcttttcttcaactttttattgTAGAATTTCAAGTTCCATTCTAACTCGAAAAGCTCTAACTATTAACTTTTCTTATAATATCAAAAGTTCTCATAAAGAAAGTTTATAAAAATCGAAACTAAATCAAACTTTTCTAATAAGACTAAACTTATATTGGGTTTCGAGACCCATATGTATGGGACCCGTGATTTGTATTATCGGGACATGCAATCCGTGCGGTCAGAATCCATGACCCATGCGGCTGCATGTGTACCCTAGGCACTCCAACATCGTTGCTGAGAGTGTCGGTGGATCACCTGGTTGAGATTTTTACTGGCTAGGCAATCAAAAAAATTCATGTCCTAGTTGTTAATACACACAAACTATCTAATGAATTGGTAAGTAATGTGGCACATTCTAGCCCATTAACCTAAAGACAAGGGTTCAATGGTTGAACaaaaagccaaatacatcactAACAAAAAGAGACATATTGTAGCCAAAAATTCTACAAAATTTTTGGTCCTAGGAGATTCTTTGCAAAAGTTCGATCATGCTATGGTATTAACAACTCAAAGCCAGGACTATCCACTAAAATATCCTTGGGAAAAATATTTTCCaagttccttttttttatttgtatatACGTTGTAAGGTTCGTTATGCTTTCTATggaaaagttttttttcttatcaCTTGGTAATGAACCGCTTATCTCTTCATGAGTTGTATCCCACCTCAACTTCCTCTCTTCAATATTTTGTGAATCACAGATAGTGAAAAGAAGTACTTTTTATGTTCTCTGACTGATCCACCAGGCGTTGTGTTGGAGTTAGCATACAATTTGTGTATCTAATAGTTAGAGCTTGACTCAAGGAGTAAATATACAAAAGAAAAGTTGGTAATTTCATTTTCAAACAAAGGCGAATCTACTTTGGATGTACAGTTTAATTATAAGGTTGGGATTGGAACTAAAGAAACAATAGAACCTTCAGAAGGCAAGCTTCTTAGTGGTTGATATTATCCTCAAGAATATCAAGGTtttcatgtcaaaatgggcttCTGTTGCTTCTTCTAAATTATCTTCTAAACTTGTATCTGTCGATCAGTTATGCTTCTTAAAACTATTTTGTAAACATTTCAATTCTATTGAAATGAATTGATGGGCTCCCAACTTTCCTCTCCAAAaactcaagaaagaaaaagaaaaagaaacattaaatttttaaatgttCAATGTTTATGGATATAAGGTGTTTTAAACTACTAATTAAGAAACtttagatttcttttttttttgataaacaaactttagatttctttaatgaattcaaaaattgaaaagacatGAATGAAGCTATAATTTCATTTTCTAACTGCCCTTTATGGCCTAAAAAATAGGATTGCATGAAACATCTATTTATCAAGTGAATGTGAAAGCAAAGAAATTTTGGTGTTATCTATCACCTGGGGAGGCAGAAGCCTTTTGTACTAAGTTAGAGGTAATGCATGTTCATTTGGTTTCTCTAGCGGGTTATAATTCATATAATTTATGGTAACTTTTGTTATAGTTATATATTTCCTTCATCCTTGACTATGTTTTAGTTTGTGAATCACCAAAACCAATAACTCTTATTGCACGTCATCTCCATGGACGAGGAACATGGCTGCGAATCAAGAGACTGTCATCAGCAACACCAACGGCAAGCCCCCCCACCTCCAAGGACTCCATCGTTAATCTCGATGCGTGATTATCCTCACCACCCCCCACGCTTTAGTTTTTGTTGGTTTGGTTGGATGCCCTCACCGAAGGTGAAGTTGGGGATGAGATCTTGCAGTTGAAAAAATACCAAACCTCCATCCAACACatatccaatatatatatatatatatatatatatatatatatatatatatatatatatatatatatatatatatatatatatatatatatatatatatatatatatatatatatatagatatatatatatatatagatatagatatatatatatatatatatatagatatatatatatatatagagagagagagagagagagagagagagagagagatttttttCCTGCAGTCCAAAACTAAAATCTAGACTGGGTTTAGACAAACTCCAAAAAAATACAAGCTAGATAGGCCAATAGATTCGATTCCT
It includes:
- the LOC120104135 gene encoding tryptophan aminotransferase-related protein 2-like gives rise to the protein MEQNNENVVAKQETVISNTSGKPPASKDSVVNLDAGDPTMYESFWKGMGDQGAITISSSQTISYFSDVTNFCWFLEPEFAREIRRLHKLVGNAVTEDRYLIVGTGSSQLLQAAVYALSPSDTPNPMNVVSAVPYYSTYAPLMDYLRSGLFRWAGDACMFKGDAYIELVCSPSNPDGFLRQAILKSGGGKTIHDLAYYWPQYTPITSPADHDISIFTVSKSIGHAGSRLGWALVKDIVVARNMTKFIELNTIGVSKVSQIRAAKIVKVVSDSYENPIPENPDKLFDFGRRLLVNRWKKLREAVKASGIFSLPEFPSETCKFTGEKAETLPAFAWLKCEKEGIEDCASFLRSHKILTRGGSYFGAGPNYTRVSMIDRDETFDLFIERLSSLH